The following coding sequences are from one Neodiprion lecontei isolate iyNeoLeco1 chromosome 7, iyNeoLeco1.1, whole genome shotgun sequence window:
- the LOC107225110 gene encoding short coiled-coil protein B, which yields MSTSMMSGAKLQDDMSSIPLADDDPQVIIPEEEAPDNMSHVSDVLVHGRSMDSIPSTFTNGSSSPNSLDPDISPDEQEEKARLIAQVLELQNTLDDLSQRVDSVKEENLKLRSENQVLGQYIENLMSASSVFQSTSPKSKKK from the exons ATGTCTACGTCGATGATGTCCGGGGCAAAATTACAAGATGACATGAGTAGCATACCGTTGGCAGATGACGACCCTCAGG TCATCATTCCTGAGGAGGAAGCTCCCGACAACATGTCCCATGTTTCGGATGTTCTTGTACATGGTCGGAGCATGGACTCCATCCCTTCAACATTCACCAATGGCAGCAGCAGCCCTAACA GCTTGGATCCAGACATTAGCCCAGAtgaacaagaagaaaaagccAGATTGATTGCTCAGGTCTTGGAATTGCAGAATACTCTGGACG ATTTATCCCAAAGAGTAGACAGTGTCAAAGAAGAAAACTTGAAGTTGCGAAGTGAAAATCAGGTCCTTGGTCAGTATATTGAAAACTTGATGTCAGCTTCGAGCGTTTTTCAATCCACAAGTccaaaatcgaaaaagaagtga
- the LOC107225105 gene encoding amino acid transporter AVT1D, which translates to MERERIPLMYRPSEPAGLSLLFATLCMVDIFGVFPIIALPRAIIQCGWLGIPLVIFVLSLQVYTARLLGKSWIIATNLDPQLARKNRYPLAAVTEMTLGPFARNCVTVLLNLTVFGGGIPSLLVASQNLQLFGIKVSGEKFDLSFCYWLLIVGVLLCPIMWLGSPRDMKWLAMCSTLVVTLTATLTWWCIASDNVIEEPEPVPLWPPWERFISGYAILAFQFDVHPTLMTIQVDMRKPKDVNKAVISSFIFTGTLFTVSTGLAAWKYGDRITANVLQLVPGGFATRAAILLAALQLCLSSAVGHTALFQHVEDKLHVRRSFSWKRCVTRSALVFLAVALGESVPRFDIVMALIGGSLTGPLVFILPPLMYSRIKKLQGAAQRTPTPQVFSACQRRGGFNLVDDHRVHSQSVHYGFKFESNVDPMTRHSYVYYENSNAGELMGEDDDQDETSVGQPIHLDVSKPVVIRERRCRSQCTSGGYFTWSRPESLIDWFEHLVIILGVILTISSTYINVRNTIRFVEFTPPCIVNVSAAAKGLDFH; encoded by the exons CTCTGCATGGTCGACATCTTCGGGGTCTTTCCGATCATCGCCCTGCCCAGGGCGATCATACAATGCG GTTGGCTAGGCATACCTTTGGTGATATTTGTTTTAAGTCTTCAAGTATACACGGCGAGACTCCTCGGAAAATCCTGGATAATAGCTACGAACCTAGACCCGCAGTTGGCGCGGAAAAATCG ATATCCCTTGGCAGCGGTGACTGAGATGACCTTAGGACCTTTTGCTCGTAATTGCGTGACGGTGCTGTTGAACCTGACGGTTTTCGGCGGAGGGATTCCGAGCCTCTTAGTAG CCTCTCAGAATCTCCAGCTTTTCGGCATCAAGGTCTCAGGGGAAAAGTTCGATCTCTCCTTTTGCTACTGGCTCCTCATTGTCGGTGTTCTTCTCTGCCCAATAATGTGGCTCGGAAGCCCACGCGACATGAA GTGGTTGGCAATGTGCTCGACACTGGTGGTCACACTCACGGCAACTTTGACCTGGTGGTGTATCGCATCGGATAACGTCATCGAGGAACCGGAGCCGGTGCCCCTCTGGCCGCCGTGGGAAAGGTTCATCTCGGG CTATGCCATCCTCGCTTTCCAGTTCGATGTTCATCCTACGCTGATGACCATCCAAGTGGATATGAGGAAACCAAAGGATGTAAATAAGGCGGTGATCAGCTCATTCATTT TTACGGGCACCTTATTCACGGTATCAACGGGTCTGGCAGCTTGGAAATACGGAGACAGGATTACCGCGAATGTCTTACAGCTTGTGCCCGGAGGGTTTGCAACGCGTGCGGCTATCTTACTTGCCGCACTTCAGCTTTGCCTTTCCAGCGCCGTCGGACACACAGCTTTGTTTCAGCACGTGGAGGATAAGCTTCATGTTCGAAGAT cgtTCAGTTGGAAGCGGTGCGTCACAAGGTCAGCGCTGGTTTTCCTGGCCGTTGCGTTAGGCGAATCAGTACCGAGATTCGATATTGTGATGGCTTTGATTGGGGGTTCCTTAACGGGTCCTCTAGTTTTCATTCTGCCCCCGCTGATGTACTCCAGGATCAAGAAGCTCCAAGGGGCGGCTCAGCGGACTCCAACGCCCCAAGTATTTTCAGCCTGTCAAAGGCGCGGTGGCTTCAACCTTGTCGATGACCACAGAGTCCATTCCCAGTCTGTGCACTATGGGTTCAAGTTCGAATCCAACGTTGACCCGATGACCCGTCACTCCTACGTGTATTATGAAAATAGTAACGCCGGCGAGCTTATGGGAGAGGATGACGATCAAGACGAGACTTCAGTGGGACAGCCGATACACCTGGATGTCAGTAAGCCCGTTGTGATAAGAGAACGAAGGTGTCGTTCGCAGTGTACCTCTGGTGGGTATTTCACATGGAGTAGACCCGAGAGTCTAATCGACTGGTTTGAACACTTGGTTATCATTTTGGGTGTGATATTGACAATCTCTTCGACGTATATTAACGTCAGAAACACGATCAGATTCGTAGAGTTTACACCACCCTGCATCGTCAATGTCTCCGCGGCCGCTAAGGGCTTGGATTTTCACTGA